A part of Bubalus bubalis isolate 160015118507 breed Murrah chromosome 6, NDDB_SH_1, whole genome shotgun sequence genomic DNA contains:
- the PROK1 gene encoding prokineticin-1: MRGATQVSVILLLVTVSDCAVITGACERDIQCRAGTCCAVSLWLRGLRVCTPLGRAGEECHPGSHKVPFFRKRQHHACPCLPNLLCSRGLDGRYRCSTNLKNINF, from the exons ATGAGAGGTGCCACGCAAGTCTCAGTGATACTCCTCTTGGTGACCGTGTCCGACTGTGCCGTGATCACCGGG GCCTGCGAGCGGGATATCCAGTGCAGGGCAGGCACCTGCTGTGCGGTCAGCCTGTGGCTGCGTGGGCTGCGGGTGTGCACCCCGCTGGGGCGGGCAGGAGAGGAGTGCCACCCCGGCAGCCACAAG gtCCCCTTCTTCAGAAAACGGCAGCACCACGCCTGCCCCTGCCTGCCCAACCTGCTATGTTCCCGTGGCCTGGACGGCAGGTACCGTTGCTCCACCAACTTGAAGAACATCAACTTTTAG